A genomic window from Litoreibacter janthinus includes:
- a CDS encoding glutathione S-transferase family protein, with protein sequence MTAKLYCFGESGNAYKAALTMELSGFDYEQVFVDFFKGEARTDAFKAINPMGEVPVMVDGDLTLTQSGAIQQYVVDQTGKFGGAASDKYEVLRWVLWDNHKLSSQAGMTRFLMNFLPEDKRPQDVIGFMQGRLKAAYSVLDAALAGREWLVGDSMTVADLSCCGYLFYEEPFGFDRADWPNIDAWLTRISDTPGWKHPYDLMQRGMPA encoded by the coding sequence ATGACAGCGAAACTTTACTGCTTTGGCGAAAGTGGCAATGCCTACAAGGCGGCCCTGACCATGGAATTGTCTGGCTTCGACTACGAACAGGTCTTTGTGGACTTCTTCAAAGGCGAGGCGCGCACTGACGCGTTCAAAGCGATCAACCCTATGGGCGAAGTTCCGGTAATGGTCGACGGTGACCTGACCCTGACGCAATCCGGCGCGATCCAGCAATATGTGGTCGATCAAACTGGCAAGTTCGGTGGTGCTGCGTCTGACAAATACGAAGTTCTGCGGTGGGTTCTGTGGGACAACCACAAGCTGTCCTCGCAAGCTGGTATGACGCGCTTTTTGATGAACTTCCTGCCAGAAGACAAACGCCCGCAGGACGTGATTGGCTTCATGCAAGGACGCTTGAAAGCCGCCTACAGCGTGCTGGACGCCGCCTTGGCGGGACGTGAGTGGCTTGTGGGCGACAGCATGACTGTGGCGGACCTGTCTTGCTGCGGCTACCTGTTCTACGAGGAGCCCTTCGGATTTGATCGCGCGGACTGGCCAAACATTGACGCATGGCTGACCCGCATCAGTGACACACCGGGCTGGAAACACCCTTATGATCTGATGCAACGCGGGATGCCTGCATGA
- a CDS encoding acyl-CoA dehydrogenase C-terminal domain-containing protein — MPSYTAPVKDMQFVLHDVLKVTEQDIPGYDELEADFTSAILEEAGKIATEVLQPLNVVGDKEGCVLENGVVRTPTGFKEAFEQMKDGGWTALDCDPEYGGQGMPYLMGTAVGEIFVSANMAFNMYQGLTHGAYSAIHAHGTDAQKATYLPKMVSCEWTGTMNLTEPHCGTDLGLMRTKAAPQDDGSYKITGQKIFISAGEHDLADNIIHLVLAKIEGGPEGIKGVSLFIVPKFIVNEDGSLGARNGVSVGSIEEKMGIHGNSTCVMNYDEATGYLLGTEHKGMRAMFTMMNEARLGVGLQGYAQAVVAYENAVTYANDRLQGRAVTGAENPDSPADPLIVHPDIRRNLMDQKSFVEGARAFTFWGAHLIDRHVRGDDEAADGLISLLTPVIKGFQTDKGFEYATAAQQVYGGHGYIEEWGMSQFARDARIAMIYEGANGVQALDLVGRKLALDGGKHVMAFFDLVKTFIKDNGGNEEFEKAFLEPLKAASKDLQAAGMYFMQNGMKNPNNALAGSYDFMHMFGHVCLGLMWAKMGKAAMEALEGGASDTAFYETKIATGKYYMARQLPATGMHLARIESGADTVMALDAANF, encoded by the coding sequence ATGCCAAGCTACACCGCTCCAGTCAAAGACATGCAATTCGTCCTGCACGACGTCCTAAAAGTGACCGAACAGGACATCCCCGGATATGACGAGTTGGAGGCGGACTTCACCTCCGCCATTCTGGAAGAGGCGGGCAAGATCGCGACCGAAGTGTTGCAACCGCTGAACGTGGTTGGCGACAAAGAGGGCTGCGTTCTGGAGAACGGGGTAGTTCGGACCCCGACGGGCTTCAAAGAAGCGTTTGAGCAAATGAAAGACGGCGGCTGGACTGCCCTAGACTGTGACCCTGAATATGGCGGGCAAGGCATGCCCTATCTGATGGGCACCGCCGTGGGCGAGATCTTCGTCTCGGCCAATATGGCTTTCAACATGTATCAAGGCCTGACGCACGGGGCCTACTCGGCCATTCACGCCCACGGGACGGATGCGCAGAAAGCCACTTACCTGCCGAAAATGGTCAGCTGCGAATGGACCGGCACCATGAACCTGACCGAACCGCATTGCGGCACCGATCTGGGCCTGATGCGCACCAAAGCCGCCCCGCAAGACGACGGCAGCTACAAAATCACGGGCCAGAAGATCTTTATCTCGGCGGGTGAGCACGACCTGGCCGACAACATCATCCATCTGGTGTTGGCCAAGATTGAAGGCGGCCCCGAAGGCATCAAGGGCGTGTCGCTGTTCATCGTTCCGAAGTTCATCGTGAACGAAGACGGCTCGCTTGGCGCGCGCAACGGTGTGTCCGTCGGCTCCATCGAAGAAAAGATGGGCATCCACGGCAACTCCACCTGCGTGATGAACTACGACGAGGCCACCGGCTACCTGCTGGGGACCGAGCATAAAGGCATGCGCGCCATGTTCACCATGATGAACGAAGCGCGTCTGGGCGTGGGCCTGCAAGGTTACGCCCAAGCCGTCGTGGCTTATGAAAATGCAGTCACCTACGCCAATGACCGTCTGCAAGGGCGTGCTGTGACCGGTGCCGAGAACCCTGACAGCCCTGCTGATCCGCTGATCGTGCACCCTGATATCCGCCGCAACCTGATGGACCAAAAGTCCTTTGTGGAAGGCGCGCGGGCATTCACCTTCTGGGGTGCGCATCTGATTGACCGCCACGTGCGTGGTGACGACGAAGCGGCTGACGGCCTGATCTCGCTGCTGACACCTGTGATCAAAGGCTTTCAGACCGACAAAGGGTTTGAATACGCCACCGCTGCGCAGCAGGTTTATGGCGGCCACGGATATATCGAAGAATGGGGCATGTCCCAGTTCGCCCGTGATGCCCGTATCGCGATGATCTATGAGGGTGCGAATGGCGTTCAAGCTCTGGACCTTGTTGGCCGCAAGCTGGCGCTGGATGGCGGCAAGCATGTCATGGCGTTCTTCGATCTGGTGAAAACCTTCATCAAGGACAACGGCGGCAACGAAGAGTTCGAAAAAGCCTTCCTTGAGCCCCTGAAAGCGGCGTCCAAAGACCTGCAAGCTGCTGGGATGTACTTCATGCAGAACGGCATGAAGAACCCGAACAACGCGTTGGCAGGCTCGTACGACTTTATGCACATGTTCGGCCATGTCTGCCTTGGCCTGATGTGGGCGAAGATGGGCAAGGCTGCGATGGAGGCATTGGAAGGCGGCGCATCCGACACGGCGTTTTACGAGACCAAGATCGCGACGGGCAAATACTACATGGCCCGCCAACTGCCCGCGACCGGAATGCATCTGGCCCGCATTGAAAGCGGTGCCGATACTGTGATGGCGCTCGACGCGGCGAATTTCTAA
- a CDS encoding MerR family transcriptional regulator produces the protein MSEETMTIREMCDAFGVTPRTLRFYEAKELLFPIREGQRRLFTKSDRARLKLILRGKRFGFSLEEIRQLLDLYNIGDQQATQLALTYEIGQKRLSDMVKQRDELNEAIDDLKAQLNWGEKMIASLHLPKVANS, from the coding sequence ATGTCTGAGGAAACTATGACCATTCGGGAAATGTGTGATGCTTTTGGGGTTACTCCCCGCACCCTGCGTTTCTACGAAGCCAAAGAACTGCTATTCCCGATCCGTGAAGGCCAGCGCCGTTTGTTCACCAAAAGTGACCGCGCCCGTCTGAAACTGATCCTGCGCGGCAAACGTTTCGGGTTCTCGCTCGAAGAAATTCGCCAGCTTCTGGATCTGTACAATATCGGTGACCAGCAGGCGACTCAGTTGGCTCTGACCTATGAGATTGGCCAGAAGCGTCTGTCCGACATGGTCAAACAGCGTGACGAGTTGAACGAAGCCATTGATGACCTGAAAGCCCAGTTGAACTGGGGTGAAAAAATGATCGCCTCGCTCCATTTGCCAAAAGTGGCAAATAGCTAA
- a CDS encoding MerR family transcriptional regulator encodes MTSDSRLTFKEMCAKFDVTPRTLRYYEYIELLSPERDGRARFYHPREVARMKLIMRGRKFGFSLEDIRQWLDMYNSDHQNRAQMEAVIKFADKQMGELQSRRQQIEESIKELQELREQVAKELLQNPPG; translated from the coding sequence ATGACGTCAGACAGCCGCCTCACCTTCAAGGAAATGTGTGCCAAGTTCGATGTAACCCCGAGAACGCTACGCTATTACGAATATATCGAGCTGCTTTCCCCTGAACGCGACGGGCGCGCGCGTTTTTATCATCCGCGCGAAGTGGCGCGCATGAAGCTGATTATGCGCGGGCGGAAATTCGGGTTCTCATTGGAGGACATCCGCCAATGGCTGGATATGTACAATTCCGATCACCAAAACCGCGCCCAGATGGAAGCGGTCATAAAATTTGCGGATAAGCAGATGGGCGAGTTGCAAAGCCGTCGCCAACAGATCGAGGAATCGATCAAAGAGCTTCAAGAGCTCCGCGAACAGGTGGCGAAAGAGCTTCTCCAAAACCCGCCTGGTTAA
- a CDS encoding PaaI family thioesterase, translated as MNTKTDRTKLARQFIEAIPHSRALGMTLEEIGDGVAIISMPYDTRFVGNPATGVIHGGAVSALMDTCGGAAVMSHSDAPVGTATIDLRIDYMRAATPGQRIRARAECYHVTRSVAFVRATALDDDDDNPVAAATGAFTFQRAKGT; from the coding sequence ATGAATACCAAAACAGACCGCACCAAGCTTGCCCGCCAGTTTATCGAAGCCATCCCGCACTCGCGTGCATTGGGGATGACGTTGGAGGAAATCGGTGACGGCGTGGCTATAATCTCCATGCCCTACGACACGCGATTTGTGGGCAATCCCGCGACCGGCGTCATTCATGGCGGGGCGGTCTCGGCCCTGATGGACACCTGCGGTGGCGCTGCGGTGATGTCCCATTCAGACGCGCCGGTTGGCACTGCAACGATTGACCTGCGCATTGACTACATGCGCGCCGCAACGCCGGGCCAGCGTATCCGGGCCCGCGCCGAATGCTACCACGTCACGCGCTCTGTGGCCTTCGTGCGGGCCACCGCGCTGGATGATGACGACGACAACCCCGTGGCTGCGGCAACAGGCGCCTTCACCTTTCAACGCGCGAAAGGGACCTGA
- a CDS encoding PaaI family thioesterase, whose translation MRKPEPVQVIKTRRDAALRGLVESVPYIQYLGVQFDRRGDELTAVLPYRDDLIGNPMLPAIHGGVTAAFLEITSIIELTWSSLWTDMEDGKLDKDAPLQMPKTIDFTVDYLRTGLPRDAYARARVNRSGRRYASVHVEAWQDNHHRIFAQATGHFLMPTREDG comes from the coding sequence ATGCGTAAGCCAGAGCCTGTCCAAGTGATCAAGACCCGCCGCGATGCCGCCCTGCGCGGCTTGGTCGAAAGCGTGCCCTACATTCAGTATCTCGGCGTCCAATTCGATCGTCGCGGCGACGAGCTGACGGCAGTGCTCCCCTACCGCGACGATCTGATCGGCAACCCAATGCTGCCCGCGATTCATGGCGGTGTGACGGCGGCCTTTCTAGAAATCACATCTATTATAGAGCTGACATGGTCATCGCTCTGGACCGACATGGAAGATGGCAAGCTGGACAAAGACGCCCCACTTCAAATGCCCAAGACCATCGACTTCACCGTCGACTACCTGCGCACAGGTCTGCCGCGCGACGCCTATGCGCGGGCGCGGGTCAACCGTTCTGGCCGCCGCTATGCCTCGGTGCATGTGGAGGCGTGGCAGGACAATCACCACCGCATCTTTGCTCAGGCGACGGGCCACTTCCTGATGCCCACCCGCGAAGATGGCTGA
- a CDS encoding MATE family efflux transporter, translating to MAESLTHGRVLKIALPIVISNATVPILGAVDTGVVGQLGLAAPIGAVGIGAIILSGLYWLFGFLRMGTAGLTAQAHGAGQTGEVSAMLSRSLMIGLAAGMVIMALQVPLFWGAFQLSPASPEVESLARDYMRIRIFSAPAAIAIYGITGWLIALERTRAVLVMQVWMNGLNILLDLMFVLHLGWGVEGVAIATFIAEWTGLGLGLWLCRDAFQSPAWKDWPRVFDRARLTRMAAVNSDIMLRSILLEAAFISFLFFGADFGDVTLAANQILLQFLHITAYALDGFAFAAEALVGQALGARNRLRLRRSAYLTSFWGGIVTVGLATSFALFGGTIIDIMTTAPEVQTEARGYLIYMIAAPVVGVGAWMLDGIFIGATRTRDMRNMMAVSFAVYCVALALLMPAFGNHGLWLSLLVLFIARGITLGLRYPALEAQAS from the coding sequence ATGGCTGAGAGCCTGACCCACGGGCGTGTTCTCAAAATCGCCCTTCCTATCGTGATCTCCAACGCCACCGTGCCGATCCTTGGCGCGGTTGATACCGGCGTCGTGGGCCAACTGGGGCTGGCAGCGCCAATCGGCGCAGTCGGCATCGGGGCGATTATCCTGTCGGGTCTGTATTGGTTGTTCGGCTTTCTGCGCATGGGCACTGCAGGTCTGACGGCACAAGCGCATGGGGCAGGGCAGACGGGCGAGGTGTCGGCGATGCTGTCGCGGTCGCTGATGATCGGCCTCGCGGCAGGCATGGTCATCATGGCGCTGCAAGTCCCGCTCTTCTGGGGCGCGTTCCAGCTGTCCCCCGCCAGCCCCGAGGTTGAAAGCCTTGCCCGTGACTACATGCGCATCCGCATCTTCTCCGCGCCTGCCGCCATTGCCATTTACGGCATCACCGGATGGCTTATCGCGCTGGAGCGCACCCGCGCCGTGCTGGTCATGCAGGTTTGGATGAACGGGCTGAACATCCTGCTTGATTTGATGTTCGTGCTGCACTTGGGATGGGGCGTCGAGGGCGTGGCTATTGCGACCTTTATTGCTGAGTGGACTGGCCTCGGCCTAGGGCTGTGGCTGTGCCGCGATGCGTTCCAGTCACCGGCTTGGAAAGACTGGCCCCGTGTGTTCGACCGCGCCCGCCTGACGCGGATGGCGGCGGTGAACTCGGACATCATGCTGCGCTCGATCCTGTTGGAAGCGGCCTTCATCTCCTTCCTGTTCTTCGGGGCGGACTTTGGCGATGTGACACTTGCGGCCAACCAGATACTGCTCCAGTTCCTGCACATCACAGCCTACGCCCTCGATGGCTTTGCCTTCGCGGCGGAAGCACTGGTGGGCCAAGCCTTGGGTGCCCGAAACCGGCTGCGCTTGCGGCGAAGCGCCTACCTGACGTCTTTCTGGGGGGGGATCGTGACGGTTGGGCTCGCCACCAGCTTCGCGCTGTTCGGGGGCACGATCATCGACATCATGACCACCGCGCCCGAGGTTCAGACAGAAGCGCGGGGCTATCTTATCTACATGATCGCGGCGCCAGTTGTCGGGGTCGGGGCATGGATGCTCGACGGTATCTTTATCGGCGCAACCCGCACCCGTGACATGCGCAACATGATGGCGGTGTCGTTTGCGGTGTATTGCGTCGCGCTTGCGTTGCTGATGCCAGCTTTCGGAAACCACGGCTTGTGGTTGAGCCTGCTGGTTCTGTTCATCGCACGCGGCATAACGCTTGGCCTGCGGTACCCCGCGCTAGAGGCGCAGGCGTCCTAA
- a CDS encoding quinone-dependent dihydroorotate dehydrogenase — MRFAERIALAGMHCVDPERAHGLAVMSLKMGLGFGHGPVRSPRLETNLAGMTLANPVGLAAGFDKNAEVVGPLAQAGFGFLEVGAATPRPQPGNPKPRLFRLTEDQAAINRFGFNNEGMDVIAERLAARVVGVPVGLNLGANKDSEDRAKDFATVLRRCGPHVSFATVNVSSPNTEKLRDLQGRAALSALLTGVMEARAELRTPIPVFLKIAPDLDDDALAEIAEVAVETGLAGIIATNTTLSRDGLKSPHRDEAGGLSGQPVFEKSTRVLAKLSRLLDGAMPLVGVGGVGSAEQAYAKIKAGASAVQIYTAMVYGGLSLAGEIASGLDALLERDGFAHVSDAVGTGRGDWL; from the coding sequence ATGAGATTTGCCGAACGGATCGCCCTTGCGGGGATGCATTGCGTCGATCCGGAACGGGCGCACGGGCTGGCTGTGATGTCGTTGAAAATGGGGCTTGGTTTTGGCCATGGCCCTGTCCGCTCCCCCCGTTTGGAGACCAACTTGGCGGGGATGACGCTCGCCAACCCCGTTGGGCTTGCGGCAGGCTTTGACAAGAACGCCGAAGTGGTCGGTCCGCTGGCGCAGGCGGGCTTTGGCTTTCTGGAAGTCGGCGCTGCGACCCCGCGCCCGCAGCCGGGCAACCCCAAACCACGTCTATTCCGCCTGACGGAAGATCAGGCCGCGATCAACCGGTTCGGGTTCAACAATGAAGGCATGGATGTCATCGCTGAACGACTTGCCGCCCGCGTGGTCGGGGTGCCAGTTGGTCTGAATCTTGGGGCCAATAAAGACAGCGAGGACCGCGCGAAGGATTTTGCTACCGTGCTGCGCCGCTGCGGGCCGCATGTGAGCTTTGCCACCGTCAACGTCTCATCCCCGAACACCGAGAAGCTGCGTGACCTGCAAGGCCGCGCTGCCTTGTCGGCATTGCTGACGGGTGTGATGGAAGCGCGGGCCGAATTGCGAACGCCGATTCCGGTGTTTTTGAAGATTGCACCCGATCTGGATGATGACGCATTGGCCGAGATTGCCGAGGTTGCTGTCGAGACGGGCCTCGCCGGAATTATCGCCACCAACACCACCTTGTCGCGCGACGGGTTGAAATCGCCACATCGTGACGAGGCCGGGGGCCTGTCGGGCCAACCGGTCTTCGAGAAGAGCACGCGCGTTCTGGCGAAACTGTCGCGGCTTCTGGACGGGGCGATGCCTTTGGTCGGGGTCGGTGGCGTCGGCTCTGCCGAGCAGGCCTATGCCAAGATCAAAGCGGGCGCGTCTGCGGTGCAAATTTACACGGCGATGGTCTATGGCGGGCTGTCTCTGGCGGGCGAAATTGCCTCTGGCCTCGATGCGCTACTGGAACGCGATGGGTTTGCGCATGTCTCCGACGCCGTTGGGACAGGTCGCGGGGACTGGCTTTAG
- a CDS encoding DUF952 domain-containing protein, protein MLIYKIMTADAWSEFQANDRFTGAPIDLTDGYIHFSTAEQAQETAAKHFAGQTDLWLIWGDAPEDAALKWEVSRGGAEFPHLYRDWLLSEVSGGAALPWNGTAHLFPVGMQ, encoded by the coding sequence ATGCTTATTTACAAGATCATGACCGCCGACGCGTGGTCCGAATTTCAGGCCAATGACCGCTTCACCGGTGCGCCAATTGACCTGACAGACGGCTACATACATTTCTCAACCGCCGAACAGGCCCAAGAGACCGCTGCCAAGCATTTCGCAGGGCAGACAGATTTGTGGCTGATCTGGGGGGACGCGCCCGAAGACGCTGCGTTGAAGTGGGAAGTGTCGCGGGGCGGCGCAGAGTTTCCGCATCTTTACCGCGATTGGTTGCTGTCCGAAGTGTCTGGCGGGGCCGCCTTGCCGTGGAACGGCACGGCACATCTGTTCCCCGTGGGGATGCAATGA
- a CDS encoding bifunctional metallophosphatase/5'-nucleotidase produces MLKTLLTSAAALTLTSGIAAADYSLTILHTNDFHARFEPISKYDSGCSAEDNTEGKCFGGWARLVNAVKDARSRTNNSILVDGGDQFQGTLFYTYYKGKVAAEMMNGLQYDGMTVGNHEFDDGPEVLAGFMDSVGFPILMSNADVSGEPALAGKLMKSTTIERGGEKIGLIGLTPQDTPDLASPGKNIIFTDPSEAVQGEVDKLTAEGVNKIIVLSHSGFVVDKLVAANTTGVDVIVGGHSNTLLSNTQERAVDVYPVMVNDTAIVQAYAYGKFLGELNVTFDDDGKITEAKGEPLLIDGQVAEDATILSRVSELAKPLDEIRNEVVAEAAEALIGDRDVCRVEECSMGNLIADAMLERVKGQGVSIAIANSGGIRASIDAGEVTMGEVLTVLPFQNTLSTFEISGQTVIDALENGVSQVEEVAGRFPQVAGLQFSWDPSVAPNEGRIQDVVVMEGDTFVPIDPAKTYKVVSNNFVRGGGDGFKMFVDADNVYDFGPDLADVVAEYMAEKGPVSPYLDGRIVKK; encoded by the coding sequence ATGCTTAAGACCCTTCTCACCAGTGCTGCCGCTTTGACCCTGACATCAGGGATCGCCGCAGCCGACTACTCTTTGACGATCCTGCACACCAACGATTTCCACGCGCGGTTCGAGCCGATCAGCAAGTACGATTCGGGCTGCTCCGCCGAGGACAACACCGAAGGCAAATGCTTCGGGGGCTGGGCGCGTCTGGTCAATGCCGTGAAAGACGCACGTTCGCGCACCAACAATTCCATCCTCGTGGATGGCGGCGACCAGTTCCAAGGCACGCTGTTCTACACCTATTATAAGGGCAAGGTCGCGGCCGAAATGATGAACGGCCTGCAATATGACGGCATGACCGTCGGCAACCACGAATTTGACGACGGCCCGGAAGTGCTGGCTGGATTCATGGATTCGGTGGGCTTTCCTATTCTGATGTCCAACGCGGATGTCTCTGGTGAGCCTGCACTGGCGGGCAAACTGATGAAATCCACCACCATTGAACGTGGCGGCGAAAAGATCGGCCTGATCGGCCTGACCCCGCAGGACACGCCTGATCTGGCGTCGCCCGGCAAGAACATTATCTTCACTGACCCGTCCGAAGCGGTGCAGGGTGAGGTCGACAAACTCACCGCCGAAGGCGTCAACAAAATCATCGTGCTCAGCCACTCCGGCTTCGTCGTCGATAAGCTGGTTGCCGCCAACACCACCGGCGTTGACGTCATCGTCGGCGGCCACTCCAACACGTTGCTGTCCAACACTCAGGAACGGGCTGTGGACGTCTATCCGGTGATGGTCAACGATACGGCCATCGTGCAGGCCTATGCCTATGGCAAGTTCTTGGGTGAGCTGAACGTCACTTTCGACGACGACGGCAAGATCACCGAAGCCAAGGGTGAGCCGCTGCTGATCGACGGTCAGGTGGCCGAAGATGCGACCATTCTGTCGCGCGTTTCTGAGTTGGCAAAACCGCTGGATGAAATCCGCAACGAGGTGGTGGCTGAAGCCGCCGAAGCATTGATCGGTGACCGTGATGTCTGCCGCGTCGAGGAATGCTCTATGGGCAACCTGATCGCCGACGCCATGCTGGAGCGCGTAAAGGGGCAGGGCGTCAGCATTGCCATCGCCAACTCCGGCGGCATCCGTGCCTCCATCGATGCGGGCGAAGTGACCATGGGCGAAGTGCTGACTGTGCTTCCGTTCCAAAACACCCTGTCCACGTTTGAAATCTCCGGCCAGACGGTGATCGACGCGCTGGAAAACGGTGTGAGCCAGGTGGAAGAGGTCGCAGGTCGTTTCCCACAAGTGGCTGGGCTTCAGTTCAGCTGGGATCCGTCGGTCGCGCCAAATGAAGGCCGCATTCAGGATGTGGTGGTGATGGAAGGCGACACATTCGTGCCGATCGACCCAGCCAAGACCTATAAAGTGGTCTCAAACAACTTCGTGCGCGGTGGCGGCGACGGCTTCAAGATGTTCGTCGACGCGGACAACGTGTATGACTTTGGCCCCGATCTGGCCGACGTCGTAGCCGAATACATGGCCGAAAAAGGTCCGGTCTCGCCTTACCTCGACGGCCGCATCGTGAAGAAGTAA
- a CDS encoding SOS response-associated peptidase, with protein sequence MCGRYCFTTPAQAMVRLFGATVGNDLPNLPNYNICPTNQVCAVTSSQGARRLVAFRWGFIPHWYKSPSDGPLLINARGETIAEKPAFRAAVRERRCLIPATGFYEWTKDADDQRLPWYIHPVQDEPLVFAGIWQHWQMGEEEHTTCAIVTTPASKKMQAIHHREPVTLAPEDWALWLGEEGRGAATLMKAAPEDRLTFHRVDKAVNSNRASGPELIEPI encoded by the coding sequence ATGTGCGGACGCTACTGCTTCACCACACCTGCCCAAGCGATGGTCCGTCTGTTCGGGGCCACCGTCGGGAACGATCTGCCCAATCTTCCAAACTACAATATCTGCCCCACAAATCAGGTCTGCGCGGTCACGTCCTCTCAGGGGGCGCGGCGTTTGGTGGCGTTTCGCTGGGGGTTTATCCCGCATTGGTACAAATCACCCTCCGACGGTCCGCTGCTGATCAACGCGCGGGGCGAAACCATTGCCGAAAAGCCCGCTTTCCGCGCGGCGGTTCGGGAACGGCGCTGCCTGATCCCTGCCACCGGCTTTTACGAATGGACAAAGGACGCCGACGACCAGCGCTTGCCGTGGTATATCCACCCCGTCCAAGACGAGCCGCTGGTCTTCGCGGGCATTTGGCAGCATTGGCAAATGGGGGAGGAGGAGCATACGACCTGCGCCATCGTCACCACGCCCGCTTCCAAGAAAATGCAGGCGATCCATCACCGCGAGCCGGTAACACTGGCGCCAGAAGACTGGGCGCTCTGGCTTGGTGAAGAAGGCCGCGGCGCGGCGACCTTGATGAAAGCCGCTCCCGAAGACCGCTTGACCTTCCACCGCGTGGACAAAGCGGTCAATTCAAACCGCGCCTCAGGGCCGGAACTGATCGAGCCTATCTGA
- a CDS encoding 2-hydroxyacid dehydrogenase, producing the protein MSNPSLLMIGGATDEMLSRLTPEFTIHKLSEISDLNAWAAEHGASVEAVMTNGHDGVSPEIMAALPNLKVVSGYGVGYDAVDTDACVARGIKVSHTPNVLNGEVANTTLLLLLAGLRNFRHDEAWARSGDWESKGSAPLSTSPDGKTIGILGLGRIGQEIADRLAIFNPTIVYHTRSKKDVPYTYYGDLVDMAKACDVLVCITPGGPSTNKIVNKEVLEALGPKGMLINVSRGSVVDEDALIVALESGKLGLAGLDVFEREPHIPDALKASDRTVLLPHVGSGTHETRAAMGALTVDNLLQWKTDGSVKTPVPECAHL; encoded by the coding sequence ATGAGCAATCCGAGCCTTTTGATGATCGGCGGCGCGACAGACGAGATGTTGTCGCGCCTGACGCCTGAGTTCACCATTCACAAGCTGTCGGAAATCTCCGACTTGAATGCCTGGGCTGCCGAGCACGGCGCGTCGGTCGAGGCGGTGATGACCAATGGACATGACGGGGTGTCGCCCGAGATTATGGCTGCATTGCCCAACCTGAAGGTCGTATCTGGCTATGGCGTGGGCTACGACGCCGTGGATACGGACGCCTGCGTCGCGCGCGGCATCAAAGTGTCCCATACCCCGAATGTACTGAACGGGGAGGTGGCGAATACCACGCTGTTGCTCCTGCTCGCGGGTCTGCGCAACTTCCGCCATGACGAAGCATGGGCGCGGTCGGGAGATTGGGAATCCAAGGGAAGCGCGCCGCTGTCCACCTCGCCTGATGGCAAGACCATCGGCATTTTGGGGCTGGGACGCATCGGCCAAGAAATCGCCGACCGCTTGGCGATCTTCAACCCGACCATTGTGTATCACACGCGAAGCAAGAAAGACGTGCCCTATACCTATTATGGCGATTTGGTAGACATGGCGAAAGCCTGCGACGTGCTGGTCTGCATCACGCCAGGCGGGCCATCGACCAATAAGATCGTGAACAAAGAGGTGTTGGAGGCCCTGGGACCGAAGGGGATGTTGATCAACGTTTCGCGCGGCTCTGTCGTGGATGAGGATGCTTTGATCGTGGCACTGGAAAGCGGCAAGTTGGGGCTGGCCGGTTTGGACGTGTTCGAGCGTGAGCCACATATCCCTGACGCGTTGAAGGCGTCCGACCGCACGGTGTTGTTACCCCATGTAGGCTCCGGCACGCACGAGACCCGCGCCGCGATGGGCGCGTTGACGGTGGACAACCTTCTGCAATGGAAAACGGACGGTTCGGTAAAGACCCCTGTGCCGGAATGTGCGCATCTCTAA